The following proteins are encoded in a genomic region of Fundidesulfovibrio soli:
- the ercA gene encoding alcohol dehydrogenase-like regulatory protein ErcA: protein MECAPGLELRKFVAPEFVFGLGASELTAQYAQNLGAKRPMLVTDQGVVDTGWAGMVEASLRAADLDCVVFSNVTANPKDFEVMAAAEIFRDKGCDALVGLGGGSAMDCAKGVGVVQANGGDILDYEGVDTIPRALPPLVCVPTTSGSSADVSQFAIVSDTRRKVKIALVSKMLVPDVSLIDPRLTATMPPDLTANTGLDALTHAIEAYVSNASAPVTDLFALEAVRLVGKHLPQAVADPSDMEARTQMSLASLDAGLAFSNAILGAVHGMAHSLGGLLDLPHGQCNAILLAPVARFNFPSAPLRYRDIALALGCDVRHGADNEVLEALDAALRSLNERVGMGQSLGDLGVTRGDIPRLAEMAMQDPCLLTNPRKPTRADIEAIYESAL, encoded by the coding sequence ATGGAATGCGCGCCCGGGCTGGAGCTGAGGAAGTTCGTCGCACCCGAATTCGTTTTCGGACTCGGCGCGTCGGAATTGACGGCGCAATACGCACAAAACCTCGGCGCCAAGCGTCCCATGCTGGTAACCGACCAGGGTGTTGTGGACACCGGCTGGGCCGGCATGGTCGAAGCGTCCCTGCGGGCTGCGGATCTTGATTGCGTCGTATTCAGCAATGTCACTGCCAACCCCAAAGATTTCGAGGTGATGGCGGCTGCGGAGATCTTTCGGGACAAGGGCTGCGACGCCCTGGTAGGCCTCGGCGGCGGCAGCGCCATGGATTGCGCCAAGGGTGTTGGCGTGGTCCAGGCCAACGGCGGTGACATCCTGGATTACGAAGGCGTGGACACGATTCCCCGCGCCCTGCCTCCCCTGGTCTGCGTACCCACAACCTCAGGCAGTTCGGCCGACGTCTCGCAGTTCGCCATCGTCTCCGACACCAGGCGCAAGGTGAAGATCGCCCTGGTCAGCAAGATGCTCGTGCCCGACGTCTCGCTCATCGACCCCAGGCTGACCGCCACCATGCCGCCGGATCTCACTGCCAACACCGGCCTCGACGCCCTGACCCACGCCATCGAGGCCTACGTCTCAAACGCCAGCGCCCCCGTGACGGACCTGTTCGCCCTCGAGGCGGTCCGTCTGGTGGGCAAACACCTGCCTCAGGCCGTGGCTGACCCCTCCGACATGGAAGCCCGCACCCAGATGAGCCTGGCCAGCCTTGACGCCGGCCTGGCCTTCTCCAACGCCATCCTGGGCGCGGTGCACGGCATGGCGCACAGCCTGGGGGGCCTGCTCGACCTGCCCCACGGCCAGTGCAACGCCATTCTGCTGGCGCCGGTGGCGCGCTTCAACTTCCCATCGGCCCCGCTGCGCTACCGGGACATCGCCCTGGCCCTGGGGTGCGACGTGCGGCACGGCGCGGACAACGAGGTGCTCGAAGCCCTTGACGCAGCGCTGCGCTCCCTCAACGAGCGCGTGGGCATGGGGCAGTCCCTGGGCGACCTGGGTGTGACCCGGGGGGATATCCCCAGACTTGCCGAAATGGCCATGCAAGACCCCTGTCTGCTCACCAACCCCCGCAAGCCGACACGGGCGGACATTGAGGCGATCTATGAGTCGGCCCTTTGA
- a CDS encoding PAS domain-containing sensor histidine kinase: MSRPFDEDEQGGPGPEAPGNRDATRDKLIGLGERSMRKSYYPELRERMEQLERFRQLLDIASDLIFLVNADTTVIADLNRTACDKTGLAREQLLGSRLSSLLGERSFSTLTDLNNPQTPGGRGAAFISSLPQPGGGRFPVEVSVSVLGVGKQTMAVVVARDVTVRLRAQAELRHARDLLRTIVDAMPSTLLVVNGEGAVTMVNAHGAQLLGQHTTDIQGRQLGEVLPWLPDLGPALGQTLKDGQPRVLRKMPGKRGKEPAWYDATLFRLGDGAEAEAAARLDDVTSRVRLEEMLMQTEKMLSVGALAAGMAHEINNPLAGILQGVQSVTRRLSQELEPNRRSAERAGIDLAALKNYMEDRGVTELLESIQSSGVRASRIVSNILEFSRRSDASKAHVQLSCIVDKALELAVSEFDLQKKYDFRHIEIIRQDAQDLVSVWCVPTQIEQVVLNLLKNAAQSLAAAGTQNPTITVSTHSAEGMACIDVTDNGPGMDEATRERVFEPFFTTKAPGEGTGLGLSVVYYIVVEQHGGRVAVRSDSGVGTTVSVRLPFEPPQPSLGNAG, translated from the coding sequence ATGAGTCGGCCCTTTGACGAAGATGAGCAGGGCGGACCCGGACCGGAGGCTCCGGGCAACCGCGACGCGACGCGTGACAAGCTCATCGGGCTGGGCGAGCGCTCCATGCGCAAGAGCTACTACCCGGAGTTGCGCGAGCGTATGGAGCAGTTGGAGCGTTTCCGGCAACTGCTCGACATCGCCAGCGACCTGATCTTCCTGGTCAATGCCGACACCACCGTCATAGCCGACCTGAACAGGACCGCCTGCGACAAGACGGGCCTGGCCCGCGAACAGTTGCTTGGCTCCAGGCTCTCGTCCCTGCTGGGGGAACGTTCCTTCTCGACCCTGACCGACCTGAACAACCCGCAGACGCCCGGCGGGCGCGGCGCGGCTTTCATCTCCAGCCTGCCCCAGCCCGGGGGAGGGCGCTTCCCCGTGGAAGTGAGCGTGAGCGTGCTCGGGGTCGGCAAGCAGACCATGGCCGTGGTGGTGGCCCGCGACGTGACCGTGCGCCTGCGGGCCCAGGCCGAACTCAGGCACGCCCGCGACCTGTTGCGCACCATTGTGGACGCCATGCCGTCCACGTTGTTGGTGGTAAACGGCGAAGGCGCCGTGACAATGGTCAACGCTCACGGAGCGCAGTTGCTCGGTCAGCACACCACTGACATACAGGGGCGCCAGCTCGGGGAGGTGCTGCCCTGGCTGCCTGACCTCGGGCCGGCTTTGGGCCAAACGTTGAAGGACGGCCAGCCGCGGGTTCTGCGCAAGATGCCCGGCAAGCGGGGAAAGGAGCCCGCCTGGTACGACGCCACCCTCTTCAGGCTCGGTGACGGAGCCGAGGCCGAGGCTGCGGCGCGCTTGGACGACGTGACCTCCCGTGTCCGTCTGGAAGAGATGCTCATGCAGACCGAGAAGATGCTCTCGGTCGGGGCGTTGGCCGCGGGCATGGCCCATGAGATCAACAACCCCCTGGCGGGCATCCTGCAGGGCGTGCAGTCCGTCACGCGCAGGCTCTCGCAGGAGCTGGAGCCGAACCGCCGCAGCGCCGAGCGCGCCGGGATCGACCTGGCGGCCTTGAAGAACTACATGGAAGACAGGGGCGTCACGGAGCTGCTGGAGTCGATCCAGTCCTCCGGCGTCCGGGCATCGCGCATCGTCTCCAACATTCTGGAGTTCAGCCGCCGCTCCGACGCCAGCAAGGCGCATGTGCAGCTCAGCTGTATTGTGGACAAGGCCCTTGAACTGGCCGTGAGTGAATTCGACCTGCAGAAGAAGTACGATTTCAGGCATATCGAGATCATCCGCCAGGACGCCCAGGACCTGGTTTCAGTCTGGTGCGTGCCGACGCAGATCGAACAGGTGGTGCTCAACCTGCTCAAGAACGCGGCCCAGTCCCTGGCAGCCGCCGGGACGCAGAACCCAACCATCACCGTGAGCACCCACTCGGCCGAGGGCATGGCCTGCATCGACGTCACTGACAACGGCCCAGGCATGGACGAGGCCACGCGCGAGAGAGTTTTCGAGCCGTTCTTCACCACCAAGGCGCCAGGGGAGGGCACCGGCCTGGGCCTCTCGGTGGTCTACTACATCGTGGTGGAGCAGCACGGGGGCAGAGTGGCGGTGCGCAGCGATTCCGGCGTAGGCACCACCGTAAGCGTCAGGCTGCCGTTCGAGCCTCCCCAGCCCTCTCTGGGCAACGCGGGCTGA